A window of Candidatus Bathyarchaeota archaeon contains these coding sequences:
- the cdhC gene encoding CO dehydrogenase/CO-methylating acetyl-CoA synthase complex subunit beta translates to MFDDIPVDVGVIYEGERVRKPDMHVEFGGTDISDKFELVKVKVPSQVEDGKVTVIGPDIKDLPEGSSSPLGILIEVSGKQVEEDLEGVIERRIHHYCNYIEGFMHLNQRYDIWLRLSKKSFQKGFNSFNLLAKVLMRLYKSELPIIEKIQITFITDPEKVKEYKQEAMKTYENRDAKARGLKDEEVDSFYGCTLCQSFAPSHVCIITPQRYANCGAISWFDGRAASKVDPKGPIFSIHIGEILDSLKGEFSGVNQVVKEKSLGEIERVYMYSAFEYPHTSCGCFEAIAFYIPEVDGMGIVHRDFKGSTINGLPFSTMADSTAGGRQVDGFHGISIEYMRSNKFLQADGGWKRIVWIPSAVKERVLNFIPPELVDKIPTEKDVQNIDELKNFLKSKSHPIIDRWVKPVVEKVPELVTPKIIGETIPAPTPIPYAVGGGVKIVLKGAKISAKKVILKVTGEGAR, encoded by the coding sequence ATGTTCGATGATATTCCAGTCGATGTCGGAGTAATCTATGAAGGAGAAAGAGTAAGGAAACCGGATATGCATGTGGAGTTCGGTGGAACAGATATCTCAGATAAATTTGAACTGGTCAAGGTGAAGGTTCCAAGTCAGGTTGAGGATGGCAAGGTAACCGTCATCGGTCCAGACATAAAGGATCTGCCCGAAGGCTCCAGTTCACCCCTTGGAATATTGATCGAAGTCTCTGGAAAACAGGTTGAAGAGGATCTTGAAGGTGTGATTGAGAGACGTATCCACCACTACTGCAACTATATTGAGGGATTCATGCATCTCAACCAGAGGTATGACATATGGTTGAGATTGAGTAAAAAATCTTTCCAGAAAGGTTTCAATAGCTTCAACCTATTAGCCAAGGTATTGATGCGCCTATACAAAAGTGAGCTGCCTATAATCGAGAAAATACAGATAACTTTCATAACAGATCCTGAAAAGGTGAAAGAGTACAAGCAGGAAGCTATGAAGACTTATGAGAATAGGGACGCTAAGGCGAGGGGCCTAAAAGATGAAGAGGTTGACTCATTTTATGGATGTACACTCTGCCAATCATTCGCACCAAGCCATGTCTGCATAATCACACCTCAAAGATACGCTAACTGCGGTGCGATCAGTTGGTTCGACGGAAGAGCCGCCTCAAAAGTAGATCCCAAAGGACCTATCTTCAGCATACACATAGGGGAAATCTTAGATTCCCTGAAGGGAGAGTTCTCAGGGGTAAATCAAGTTGTAAAGGAGAAGTCTTTGGGTGAGATCGAAAGAGTATATATGTATTCAGCCTTTGAATATCCCCATACCTCTTGCGGATGCTTCGAAGCCATAGCATTCTACATTCCTGAAGTCGACGGAATGGGGATAGTACACAGAGATTTCAAGGGGTCCACAATAAATGGCCTACCGTTCTCAACAATGGCCGACTCAACAGCAGGCGGAAGGCAGGTAGATGGTTTCCATGGAATTTCAATCGAATATATGAGGTCAAATAAGTTCCTTCAAGCCGATGGTGGATGGAAGAGAATAGTATGGATTCCTTCAGCTGTAAAGGAGAGGGTACTAAACTTCATCCCTCCAGAACTGGTAGATAAGATACCGACCGAGAAGGATGTCCAAAATATTGACGAGTTGAAAAATTTCCTGAAATCTAAAAGCCATCCGATAATCGATAGATGGGTTAAGCCTGTAGTGGAGAAGGTACCGGAGCTGGTTACACCAAAGATTATTGGGGAAACTATTCCTGCGCCGACTCCAATTCCATATGCCGTAGGTGGGGGTGTCAAGATAGTACTTAAAGGTGCAAAGATCTCAGCTAAAAAGGTAATCTTAAAAGTGACTGGGGAAGGAGCTCGCTGA